GGCCGCCTTCAATGGCGGCATCATCTTCACACCCAACGGTACTTTAGGCGGCAAGGTGGACAGAAGCCTCACTATGCCGCCACAGCTTGTTGGGCTCATCGTCAACGCTCTTGAAAGCGAACCTGTGGAAACCTGGCTTCAGGACGACCACACGTGGTATGTACGCGAACCCAACACCCCCTTGGTGCAGGCTGAACGCGCCTCCTCAGGCTTGGTGCCCACGGCGGCCAATTTGGCTGACCATGTGCAGGGCATCAACCGCCTGGTGGCCATGGGCAACGACCCTGAGAGTGTCGCCAAGGTCGAAGGGTGGCTGCAGAAAGAGTTTGGTGGCGCAGCCAGCATCCGCCGCTCCATGCCATGCCGCATCAATATAACCGCGCTTGGCGCCAACAAGGGGGAGGCCATGAAGGCCTTGGCCGCCCTCTACCATGTGCGCCCTGATGAAGTCGCCGTCATCGGTGATGCCCACAATGACATCCCCATGTTGAAATCAGCCGGGCTTAGCATTGCTATGGGGCAGGCTGAAGGTGACGTCAAAGCCGCTGCCACCCACGTGGCTGGGGACAACCGCGGCGCTGGCTGGGCGGACGCCATCAAGCGCTGGGTGCTGCCGCGCGCGCCAGGGCAGGTGGAAAAAACGGAGGGCGCATGACCATGACCACCATGAAGGATGCTGTGTGGGACGTCATGCCCACCCCTTACGAAGTCAGCGCGCGCATGGCGGAGATTTTCATGCGCGCCCTGGCCAACCGCGCAGGTGACGGGGGGGCTGTGCGGGTGGCGCTTTCTGGTGGTTCCACCCCGCGTGAGGCCCTGGCCATGCTGGCGCGCCCTTATGTGGCATCCCAAATCGACTGGGGGCGCCTGGAGGTCTATTTTAGCGATGAGCGCTGCGTGCCCCATGATGACCCAGCCAGCAACATCGCCATGGCACGGCAGGCCTTGCTGGACCATGTGCCGTTGAAACCTGGCCAAATCCACCCTGTGCCTTTTGAAGGCACCACTCCAGAGGGCGCCCAGAAGGCCGCTGCCGCCTATGACGCTTTGTTGAAGGCCCAGCACACCCAGCCAGGGGAGCCTTTTTTTGACCTTGTGATGCTGGGCATGGGAACGGATGGCCACACGGCGTCCCTTTTCCCCAATACGGCAGCCCTTGCAGCCACCAGCGCGTGGGCTGCTGCTGGGCAGGCGCCTGTGGTGCCGCACCAGCGCGTGACGCTGACTTATCCAGCCCTTGCTTCAAGCCGCCTGGTGGCGTTCATGGTCACAGGCGCTGCCAAGGCGCCCGTCACTAAAGCCCTGAAAAGCCCTGCGCATAGCGGGGCAACGCTGCCCGCCGGGCGTGTGCAAACACAGGGGCGTTTGGTCATCCTGGCTGATGAAGCCGCCATGGGCGTTCCCAAAGGCAGCTAAGGGCAGGCAAGGGGCCAAGGGCTGTAAAGTGGTGCAGCAGGGGTTCAGCCCCACCAAACGAACCGCTATGGTGCGCGCCATCCACTAAGGTGGGGGTTTTCGTAGCCCTCTGGCCCTGGTTTTAATTCTCTGCTTGGTACCAATCACCACCTATTTGGGAGAGCTTTGATGAGCGCTGACAAGGACGACAAGGACAATGGCGGCAAGCCAGCCGGTGGTGAGACCGTTTTCGTCCCTCTGACCGCCCTTGCTGCTGAGGCGGTCCATGACCAGGTGCGCGCCAAGCGCCACGCTGCGCGCATTGCCGCGGACATGGTTGAAGCAGGCATGATTGTGGGTTTAGGCACAGGCAGCACAGCCACCTTCATGGTCGAACGCCTTGGCGAGCGCGTGCGCCAGGGGCTTGCCATCAAAGCTATCCCCACCTCAAACGTCATAGGTCAATTGGCGCAGTCGCTGGGCATTGTGCTGACGGACTTCGCCACTCACCCCGTGATTGACGTCGCCATTGACGGCGCTGACGAGGTTGAGCGTGGCTCGCTTCACCTCATCAAAGGGCTTGGTGGGGCGTTGCTGCGGGAGAAGATGGTGGCCGCAGCCGCCAAGCGTTTCATCGTGATTGTTGATGATTCAAAGCCTGTCGCCACCCTTGGCGAGCGCACGCCTGTACCTGTGGAGGTGGTGCCCTTTGGCTGGCATGCCACCCACGCGCGCCTTGAAAAGCTTGGCGCACAGCGGATAACCGTGCGTCAAGGGGCTGGGGGCATGCCTTTCATGACAGACAACGGTAATATGGTGCTTGACTGTGACTTTGGCCCCATCAAGGATGCAGCCCATCTGGCAGGTCTTCTCGACCGCACCGTCGGCGTGGTGGAGCATGGGATTTTTCCGGATATGGCAACCGATGTCGTGGTTGCAAGGGAACAGGAGATTGAGCAGTGGACGCGAAACCCGGAACCGAACAGCCCGAAATCCAGGGTAAACTGAACACCACCATCCCGCCGCAATATGTTGTGGTCATGGGGGTTTCAGGTACAGGCAAAACCAGTGTGGCGCAGGCTTTGGCACGCCGTGAAGGCTGGCCTTTCATGGAGGGTGACTCACTCCACCCTGCCGCCAATGTCGCCAAGATGCACGCTGGCCACCCCCTGACGGATGCTGACCGGGCCCCTTGGCTGAAAATCTGCCATGACTGGCTGGCCAAGGAAGCTGAGGCAGGCCGTGGCGCCATCCTCACCTGCTCTGCCCTGAAGCGCAAATACCGCGACCAGTTGGCCAAGGATTTGCCTGTGCAGTTCATTTACCTGCGCGTCAAGCCTGACATCGTTGCCCAGCGGCTGAATTCGCGCGTTGGCCACTTCATGCCACCAAGCCTGCTGCCCAGCCAGTTCGCCACGCTGGAGGAGCCTGATGAGGACGAGCCCGTCATCGTCGCCCCTGGCGATAAGAGCCTCGAAGAGATCGTGGATTATGTGGTGAACTACCTCGACAAGCACCCCATGGACCCCAAAACGCGCCAGGTTGAAAACCGCGCCTGACCAAGCAGCCCCTGCGCTGGCTTCCGTTCTGTTGGGGTGGGTGCTAAGCCATAGCGCAAGGGGTGCCTGACAAGCGCCAAGGCCCTGCAGCATGAAAAGCTGTGGGGCTTTTTAGTTTGTGTGCCCCAGCCACGTGCTCCTGGCATGCGGCACTGGTTGGTGGAGGGCGCTTGGGCCTTCAGCTGGTGCGCCAGTCCGTACCCACCAGCGCCACAGTGCGCTTGCCTGCGCTTTCATCAACCACAATCAGGCCAGCCTGGTCCAAATGGTCCAGCTGTTGGCGCGCCCTGCGCTGTGACAGCGTGCCGTAAATCTCAGCCAGCTTGTCATCAGGGGGGCATGGCGCGCCCGTCATGGCGGCATGGGCCAGGAACAGGAAAAGTCCTTGGCATTCAGGGGCAATCTTCATGGCCTTGGCGGTGATAGCCTGCCATGGGGGTTGTTTGTGCCCTTCATGGGAAATGCCGCTGCGGACCTGGTCCAGCAAAAGCTTGAAGTCATCTAAAGCTGGTATGGCATGGTGGTGCCCTTGCAGGCGCAGCGCCATGGTGAAGGCTTGGTGCAGGTTGGCCGGGGTGTCCCAAAAGCGCGTCTGGGGGTCATCAAGCAGGTTCTCCACTTCCTGCCACAGTTCTTGGGGGGGAAGTTCAGCAGGGTGTTCTTGTTCAGTCGGGCCGGGGGCGCGCTGCTGAATGTAGGCGTCCAGCTGGGCGTTGAGGTCTGGCGGGGTGGCTTTTTCAAACCGCTCCCCCTCCCATGTGGCTGTGTCTGAAGGGGGCACCAGCAAGCTTCCCTGGCCTTGTTGGTCTTGGGCAGGCGCTGGGGCACCGCTGGGGGCTGCCAGCACAAGGGCGTGCAGTTCCTCAGCGCTGAGGGAGCGTTCGCGCAGGGGCAGCAAGGTTGGTGCGGTGCTTTGGCTGGCCGTCACCACGGAACCGATGGTGACCATAACGGGGCGCCGTGACAAGGCGGGCCCCAGCCCCATGAACTGGCCACGCGCCAGGTCGCGAAAAGCTTCAGCAGTGCGCCTGTCCATGCCCAGAAGGTCAGCCGCCCTGACCATGTCAATGTCGAGGAACGTGCGCCCCATGAGGAAATTGGAAGCTTCAGCTGCAACGTTCTTGGCCAGCTTGGCCAAGCGCTGCGTAGCGATGACGCCAGCTAGGCCGCGCTTGCGCCCACGGCACATCAGGTTGGTCATGGCGCCCAGGGAAAGGCGCCGCGCTTCCTCTGACGTGTCGCCGCCAGCGGTGGGGGCGAAAAGCTGGGCTTCATCCACCACGACCAGCGCTGGGAACCAGCAGGCGCGCGGCATATCGAACAGCCCGTTGAGGAACGTCCCAGCCAGGCGTATCTGAGATTCAACCTCGCAATGCTCCAG
The sequence above is drawn from the Formicincola oecophyllae genome and encodes:
- a CDS encoding Cof-type HAD-IIB family hydrolase, producing MAPVHPIRLVVSDVDGTLLNPDHKLAPETIQAAQALRKAGIHLALASARAPGAMVPVVAQLGLEGPQAAFNGGIIFTPNGTLGGKVDRSLTMPPQLVGLIVNALESEPVETWLQDDHTWYVREPNTPLVQAERASSGLVPTAANLADHVQGINRLVAMGNDPESVAKVEGWLQKEFGGAASIRRSMPCRINITALGANKGEAMKALAALYHVRPDEVAVIGDAHNDIPMLKSAGLSIAMGQAEGDVKAAATHVAGDNRGAGWADAIKRWVLPRAPGQVEKTEGA
- the pgl gene encoding 6-phosphogluconolactonase, coding for MTMTTMKDAVWDVMPTPYEVSARMAEIFMRALANRAGDGGAVRVALSGGSTPREALAMLARPYVASQIDWGRLEVYFSDERCVPHDDPASNIAMARQALLDHVPLKPGQIHPVPFEGTTPEGAQKAAAAYDALLKAQHTQPGEPFFDLVMLGMGTDGHTASLFPNTAALAATSAWAAAGQAPVVPHQRVTLTYPALASSRLVAFMVTGAAKAPVTKALKSPAHSGATLPAGRVQTQGRLVILADEAAMGVPKGS
- the rpiA gene encoding ribose-5-phosphate isomerase RpiA produces the protein MSADKDDKDNGGKPAGGETVFVPLTALAAEAVHDQVRAKRHAARIAADMVEAGMIVGLGTGSTATFMVERLGERVRQGLAIKAIPTSNVIGQLAQSLGIVLTDFATHPVIDVAIDGADEVERGSLHLIKGLGGALLREKMVAAAAKRFIVIVDDSKPVATLGERTPVPVEVVPFGWHATHARLEKLGAQRITVRQGAGGMPFMTDNGNMVLDCDFGPIKDAAHLAGLLDRTVGVVEHGIFPDMATDVVVAREQEIEQWTRNPEPNSPKSRVN
- a CDS encoding gluconokinase is translated as MGVSGTGKTSVAQALARREGWPFMEGDSLHPAANVAKMHAGHPLTDADRAPWLKICHDWLAKEAEAGRGAILTCSALKRKYRDQLAKDLPVQFIYLRVKPDIVAQRLNSRVGHFMPPSLLPSQFATLEEPDEDEPVIVAPGDKSLEEIVDYVVNYLDKHPMDPKTRQVENRA
- a CDS encoding ATP-binding protein; amino-acid sequence: MTKLENPSPAGTSTDPRHVILGRDGQNQPFTLDLPELLATRLLVQGNSGSGKSHLLRRLLEQTAAMVQQVVIDPEGDFTSLAKRYGHVTIDAHAYSEKDLQAAARRARAHRVSVVLNLEHCEVESQIRLAGTFLNGLFDMPRACWFPALVVVDEAQLFAPTAGGDTSEEARRLSLGAMTNLMCRGRKRGLAGVIATQRLAKLAKNVAAEASNFLMGRTFLDIDMVRAADLLGMDRRTAEAFRDLARGQFMGLGPALSRRPVMVTIGSVVTASQSTAPTLLPLRERSLSAEELHALVLAAPSGAPAPAQDQQGQGSLLVPPSDTATWEGERFEKATPPDLNAQLDAYIQQRAPGPTEQEHPAELPPQELWQEVENLLDDPQTRFWDTPANLHQAFTMALRLQGHHHAIPALDDFKLLLDQVRSGISHEGHKQPPWQAITAKAMKIAPECQGLFLFLAHAAMTGAPCPPDDKLAEIYGTLSQRRARQQLDHLDQAGLIVVDESAGKRTVALVGTDWRTS